The genomic stretch TGAAGCAAATAGGGAGCATACGTAATTATGTCAAGGAGTTCACCacccttatgcttcaaatccccaacctgaccaatgatgacttgttgttccacttcatggacgggttgcaaaattgggctaagTAGGAGTTGCAATGCCGACAAGTCACTGATATAGACCAAGAGTGGAGGTCGAATCATTGATGGATTTCAGGCATGACAAACACGACAAAAGCAATGGCAAAGAGTCAAAGGTTAACAATGTCAAAGGTGGGGGAGACCGTGGCAAAGTCAAGGAGATATAACAACAATAATCCAAGACTCAAGACTTCAAAAAGTCGAGTGGTCGTCAGGGCTACGCCGAGAAGAAGGTGTAGGTCGAGAAGAAGGGATGCTATATATGTGGAGGGCTACATGGCTTCAGAAATTGTCCTGACCTCAAGAGCCTCAGTGCCATAGTACGTGAGCGGAAGGAGCAGCCACAAGGAGAGAGTCCGGGAACCGCACAGTTGGGTATGATCGGATTATGTGGTGCTGTCACGAAGCAAGTTATCCAACCTACCGAGAATGGCAATCAGTACGTGTatctcaccatcaacaacaagcccgctcgtgcaatggtggatactggagcaactcataatttcgtgactgaggctgccgcaaagagactggaattgaagcttgctccaaccaactctcgcgtcaagatcgtgaatgccgagatacagaatgctcgtggggtagctaatggagttggtgtcaaattgggaacttggaaaggtatgacaaactttaccgtaaccgctatggatatctttgacatcatactggggcaaggttctttagacattgtcatactttAATCGACCCCTACCTCCAACATCTCTTGGTTATGGAGCGAGAAGGAGCTTGCATGGTACCTACAATGACTATGCCACACAGATAGAGCCAAGCACAACTCTCAGCTATGCAGGTTGTCAAGGGGATCAAGAAGGGGGATCCGACGTTCGTGGTAACCATCACAAGTCTGGAGGAAAACAAGAGCTTTCAAGAGACACTGCCACCTTGCATAGAGAAGTTGCTTGAGGAAAACAAAAATGTCATGCCCGAGGAGTTGCCTAAGCACCTACCACCTAGGCGAGaggtggatcacaagattgagttagagccaggggctaagccacccgcattttccccatatcatatggcacctcCCGAGCTAGAGGAGCTCAGGAAACAATTAAAGGAGCTGCTAGATGCTGGTCACATTCGCCCATCAAAGGCACCTTTTGGCGCACCAGTATTGttccagaagaagaaggatggattgtTGCATTTGTGCATAGACTACTGAGCATTAATAAGGTCACCGTGAATAATAGGTACCCGATCCTGCTCACTGCTGACTTATTCGATAGACTTGAgcaagccaagtactttaccaaggtggatcttcGAAAGGGCTACTACCAGGTTCGTATTGCGGAAGGGGATGATCCAAAGACAGCATGTGTGACGAGATGGATCCTTTAAGTGGTTGGTGATGCCCTTCGGCTTAACCAATGCACCGAccacattttgcacccttatgaacaagatcttccatccctaccttgatcagttcgTGGTAGTCTACCTAGACGACATAGTCATCTACAACAACACCTTTGAGGAGCACATGGAgcacttaaggaaggttttccaagtcttgcgagagaacgagctatacatcaagagggagaaatgtgagttcgtacaatcaaaggtgcacttcttgggccatgtcattagcaatggagagctacgcatggacgaggctaaggtacgtgctatccaggagtgggaggcacctataaaggtaactgagttgagatccttccttggccttgttaactactatcgtcggttcataagtggatactcagcaaaggccgcaccattgactgagttgttaaagaagaacaagccatgGGTTTGGACGGAGCATTGTCAAAATGCATTTGAATGCCTTAAGACAGCTGTAACGGAGGAGCCAGTCTTGACATTACCTGAATTTGCCAAGACATTTGAGGTGCACACAGATGCCTCAGACTTCGCCATTGGGGGTGTCCTAATACAGGATAAGCATCCCATAGCATTTGAGAGCCGTAAGTTAAATGAGACGGAGCAGCGTTACACGGTacaagagaaggaaatgactaccattgtgcattgccttcgtacatggagacattatttgctcgggtcgaggttcgtggtcaagactgATAATGTGGCTACTAGCTACTTTCAGACACAGAAGAAGCTCACACCAAAGCAGACGAGGTGGCGGGATTTCTTGGCCGAGTTTGATTATGCGTTGGAGTATAAGCTGGAAAAAGGTAATAttgtagccgatgccttgagccggaaAGCTGAGCTTGCTGCAATTACTTCAGCGAGATGGGACATTAGGgaggctataaaagaaggcatgcaGCATGATCTAGCAGCCAAACAGCTTATCGAGTTAGCCAACAAAGGCAAGACGAGACGGTTTTGAATAGAAGACGGCCTACTACTTACCACAGGTCAGCGGGTCTACGTGCCTAAATTTGGAGACATTAGACGACGGATCATAAGGGAGAGTCATGACATAATATGGGTTGGTCATCCAGGTCAACATCGCACTAGGGCCCTGGTTGAGTCAGTCTACTATTGGCCACGCATGCGTGATGACATAGAGTGCTATGTGCAGACTTGTCTTGTCTGTCAACAGGACAAAGTTGAACAACAACAACCCGgaggacttttggagccactacCAGTTGCAGAGCGTCCATGGGAGAGCGTAACTATAGACTTTATTACTTGTCTACCGAAGTCCGACggttatggtactattatggtggtcgtggatagattttccaaatatgccaccttCATGCCCGCCTCACTAGATTGCACAGCCAAGGAAGCCTTCAAGTTGTTCTTTAAGAACATGGTAAAGTATTAGGGCTTACCAAGGCATATAATCAGTGATCGAGACCCCCGCTTTACTGGAaacttttggagagagttgttTGACATACTTGGTACGGAGCTACACTTTTTTACTAGTTTCCACCCACAGACGGATGGACAAACGGAACGAGTCAATGCcttactagaatgctacttgaggcattatgtaagcgcacatcagaaagattgggcaaggctcatagacatcgcccaattctcttataacttgcagcggagtgagtccacgggacggacaccatttgagctagccacaggccaacaaccacaaactccacattcCTTACCAGTTGCGTTCAAGGGAAAGAGTTTGGGGGCTTATCATATGGCCAAAGGATGGGAGGAGCAGCTCGACACTGCTAAGTTCTACTtggataaggcagctaagaagatgaagaagtttgcAGACCGTAAGCAGCGTCCCACATACTATAGAGttggggacatggtcatggtgaagtttaacctaagacagttcaaggcactatggggcatgcatcagaatctaattcgcaagtatgaggggccatttaagatcgtcgccaaggtaggcaagatctcatacaagtttgacatgccatcgtatctcaagatctaccctgtcttccatgctagcatgcttaagccatatcatgaagataaggatgatcCGAGTAGGGACCAATCAAGTCGGGCGCCAATGACTATCACCGCCTCGCATGATCGGGAGATTGAGGCTATCATAGATTACTAGGGCAGGCAAAAACAAGGGCAAAAAGCCACCGCTATGTTCCTCGTCCATTGAAAAGGGCAATCACAGGAGGAGGCCACGTGAGAACGATATGAAGACTTGTGGCAATTAAAGATAAGATCCGAGAGTTTATGCAGCAGCAATTCGCCGCGGTCGTCGCAATATTAggtgggggagagtgtgatgacccCTCATGTCATCATATCACATAggcgccatttggcatatattaatgccatgtggaagcttacataagaagaaggctaacatttgtgagaagattctagagaggtatggacatttccttaggaagaatctagatccttatggatttgctaggaaagtccttgaaatcttctaggcttgtagagaattctataaaaagcccttatcttgtaaatatcaaggacttgtgtaataattaatatttacacactaacccctgagactagtatataaaggaggtcattcatttgtaattcatcaagcaaacaattgaagttctctctaatacaaagcttcctttaacaattctcttgtgttcttcttccattctcttagcgatcttgagtgtagtaaggctgacttgacattgcaagaacgtgagcaagttgtgcaaaatcgtgagcgagttgtcaaatATCGCACGTGTACTTaattaacaactaaggacgtgacaaatGGCTCCATGTTTAGTTCTTaccttttcttcctctttctcctGATAACCCTTTCTGAACCTCCTTTTTTACAAAATTCCTTTTTAGTAATCCGAAAAGGAATATGTATGTAGCATGTAAATGATACCAAGCATTTGCGATATTGTATTGAATTGTATTATTTTAACATCTAGAATTCACTCTTTCCTTTATAAATCGTGCTACAATAATGGAAACATTTACTACATACTATGTAcccaaaaaaaacataaaagctCACTTTTTCTTTTCTACATACAACTTTTGTCTATTTATTTCTTCAAAGAGTAAAGAATCACTTTTGTGGTCTTgtatcatattttattttttctgaaatttgaatGCATTACTTTCATTCTTTAGTCTTCTGCTAATATTTTTGTTTGAGTTCTCAATGTCATTTAGTTTCTAGATTTTAACCATTATTATACCATGTTTCGTTCATATATGAAGTGTTTTTGATCAATTTGCAATGTGATCACTTTTAAGTAAAACTTTCTGTTTCTTTGAAAAACATTAAACTATTTGAAAATTAAAGatatattttcttaaatacgtGTCAGAACAATGTCCATCTccataaataaataagaaaaataacttTCCACACTAACAAATTTTACAAAATGACTTTCTTCTTCTAGACTGACACTATGCATATTTTTAAGTTTTCACTAGATAAGAACATAAGACATACTCAAAGAT from Nicotiana sylvestris chromosome 12, ASM39365v2, whole genome shotgun sequence encodes the following:
- the LOC138883444 gene encoding uncharacterized protein, whose amino-acid sequence is MQVVKGIKKGDPTFVVTITSLEENKSFQETLPPCIEKLLEENKNVMPEELPKHLPPRREVDHKIELEPGAKPPAFSPYHMAPPELEELRKQLKELLDAGHIRPSKAPFGAPVLFQKKKDGLLHLYPILLTADLFDRLEQAKYFTKVDLRKGYYQTAVTEEPVLTLPEFAKTFEVHTDASDFAIGGVLIQDKHPIAFESRKLNETEQRYTVQEKEMTTIVHCLRTWRHYLLGSRFVVKTDNVATSYFQTQKKLTPKQTRWRDFLAEFDYALEYKLEKGNIVADALSRKAELAAITSARWDIREAIKEGMQHDLAAKQLIELANKGKTRRF